In Stenotrophomonas sp. 610A2, one DNA window encodes the following:
- a CDS encoding tetratricopeptide repeat protein, with amino-acid sequence MGVTKRVVAGVVMLASLLFANAQAQSLPKINEFYFDDDVAAKPIHVVPPEQADAVDQLMKLRERGRKGVEATAQLASIAYRDGRAELGGKLYEEAMAAVADTSVQARSLRWNHGWDLYRRGDAQDALNLWSRAAEGTRGNPSWLPTTLALVLWKLERKDEAVAWYAAAVRTEPGQWTDTTAYAQLLPTWNDAERTQLSQVQQAWAANPPAWP; translated from the coding sequence ATGGGGGTTACAAAGCGCGTGGTTGCCGGCGTGGTCATGCTGGCGTCGCTGCTGTTTGCAAACGCGCAGGCGCAAAGCCTGCCGAAGATCAACGAGTTCTATTTCGATGACGACGTGGCGGCCAAGCCGATCCATGTCGTGCCGCCTGAACAGGCCGATGCGGTCGATCAGCTGATGAAGCTGCGCGAGCGTGGCCGCAAGGGCGTGGAAGCCACCGCGCAGCTGGCCAGCATCGCCTACCGCGATGGGCGTGCCGAGCTGGGCGGCAAACTGTACGAGGAAGCCATGGCCGCGGTTGCCGACACCTCCGTGCAGGCCCGCAGCCTGCGCTGGAACCACGGTTGGGATCTGTACCGCCGCGGCGATGCGCAGGACGCGCTGAACCTGTGGAGCAGGGCGGCCGAAGGTACCCGCGGCAACCCGTCATGGCTGCCGACAACGCTGGCGCTTGTGCTGTGGAAGCTGGAGCGCAAGGACGAAGCCGTGGCCTGGTATGCCGCTGCCGTGCGCACCGAACCCGGGCAATGGACCGACACCACGGCTTATGCGCAGTTGCTGCCGACCTGGAACGACGCCGAGCGCACACAGCTGTCGCAGGTACAGCAGGCCTGGGCAGCCAATCCGCCGGCATGGCCGTAA
- a CDS encoding indolepyruvate ferredoxin oxidoreductase family protein: MTSTAELTSPASANDPLIGVRDSDYTLDHKYTRTDGRIYLSGVQALVRLPLMQQQRDAAAGLNTGGFVSGYRGSPLGGFDLELWRARKHLEAAKVKFVPGLNEDLGATMVWGTQQTNLFPGAKVDGVFGMWYGKGPGVDRCGDVFKHANAAGASKHGGVLALAADDHACRSSTLPHGSEEEFVSAMMPVLNPAGVQDILDMGLVGWAMSRYTGRWIGFKTIAETVESSASVDVNPFARQIILPEDFDMPVAGLNIRWPDPPMEQEMRLHRYAVKAAQAFARANGIDKVVMDSPQARLGIVTTGKSYLDVLQALEYLGLDEKACADIGIRVYKVGMTWPLEPQGIGEFSRGLQDIVVVEEKKAFIERQMKEYFYNWPANWGPRPSIVGKYDEQGEWILPSTGELTPATIAGVIGRRIQRFFNTESIEERLRWMDVKEAEMALPRAQFPRVPHYCSGCPHNTSTKVPEGSRALAGIGCHYMVTWMDRDTDTFTHMGGEGVTWAGQAAFTDTEHVFQNLGDGTYFHSGSLAIRQAIAAGVNITYKILYNDAVAMTGGQPVDGTLTVPQIAQQMRSEGVHTIVLLSDDIQKWKSRRHEFPSDVEFHDRAELDAVQQQLRTVKGTSILIYEQTCATEKRRRRKRGKIVDPAKRTMINSLVCEGCGDCGEKSFCVSVLPKETEFGRKRDIDQSNCNKDFTCTTGFCPSFVTVHGGQLRKGSKSSAASLLDNLPAPTFRTDFSQPWNILITGVGGTGVVTIGALLGMAGHLEGKGASVLDQTGLAQKGGAVTTHIRIANRPADIHAVRIAAGEADLVLGCDMVVVNDYWALSKVRGERSQVVLNTYEAMPGTFTTHPDMQFPAADIIAGVKLALGGRDPILLDATQLATALLGDAIASNLFILGFAWQQGLVPLSLESLMRAVELNGAAVSMNQTAFAWGRLAAIDPQAVQQAAGLIHNAPTDAERKPAALRELPPGEWEGNEAGAPSAPRNPGNEPDVRGLPAASRTSGEAAFASLDDAHLSRSLDELIARRSSFLTDYQDAAYANRYRTLIDAVRKAEQQAIPGSTALSEAAARYFFKLMAYKDEYEVARLYTSGDFAKRVAEKFEGDYQVRFHLAPPLFAKRDEHGQLQKKEYGPWMFKAFGLLAKFKGLRGGRFDVFGYTEERRGERQLIADYEKTLQELISGLDARRLALAVDIASIPEHIRGYGHVKEAHLHEAKAREATLLATWRNPKALHIVQAA; this comes from the coding sequence ATGACCAGCACCGCCGAACTTACCTCACCTGCCTCCGCCAACGATCCGCTGATCGGCGTGCGTGATTCTGATTACACTTTGGATCACAAGTACACGCGCACCGATGGCCGCATCTACCTGAGCGGCGTGCAGGCACTGGTACGCCTGCCCTTGATGCAGCAGCAGCGCGATGCCGCGGCCGGGCTGAATACCGGCGGCTTCGTCAGTGGCTACCGCGGCTCGCCGCTGGGCGGCTTCGACCTGGAGCTGTGGCGCGCACGCAAGCACCTGGAAGCAGCCAAGGTGAAGTTCGTGCCCGGCCTCAACGAGGACCTGGGCGCAACCATGGTCTGGGGCACGCAGCAGACCAACCTGTTCCCCGGTGCCAAGGTCGATGGCGTGTTCGGCATGTGGTACGGCAAGGGCCCGGGCGTGGACCGTTGCGGTGACGTGTTCAAGCACGCCAATGCTGCCGGTGCCTCCAAGCACGGCGGTGTGCTGGCGCTGGCCGCCGACGACCATGCCTGCCGCAGCTCTACCCTGCCGCACGGCAGCGAGGAAGAGTTCGTCAGCGCGATGATGCCGGTGCTGAACCCGGCCGGCGTGCAGGACATCCTCGACATGGGCCTGGTCGGCTGGGCGATGAGCCGCTACACCGGTCGCTGGATCGGCTTCAAGACGATTGCCGAGACGGTGGAATCGTCGGCCTCGGTGGACGTCAACCCGTTCGCCCGCCAGATCATCCTGCCGGAAGATTTCGACATGCCGGTCGCTGGCCTCAACATCCGCTGGCCAGACCCGCCGATGGAGCAGGAAATGCGCCTGCACCGTTATGCGGTGAAGGCGGCGCAGGCCTTTGCCCGCGCCAACGGCATCGACAAGGTGGTGATGGACTCGCCGCAGGCACGGCTGGGCATCGTCACCACCGGCAAGAGCTACCTGGACGTGCTGCAGGCGCTGGAATACCTGGGCCTGGACGAGAAGGCCTGCGCCGACATCGGCATCCGCGTCTACAAGGTCGGCATGACCTGGCCGCTGGAGCCGCAGGGCATCGGTGAATTTTCCCGCGGCCTGCAAGACATCGTCGTGGTGGAGGAGAAGAAGGCCTTCATCGAGCGGCAGATGAAGGAATACTTCTACAACTGGCCGGCCAACTGGGGCCCGCGCCCGTCCATCGTCGGCAAGTACGACGAGCAGGGCGAGTGGATCCTGCCGTCCACCGGCGAGCTGACCCCGGCGACGATTGCCGGCGTGATCGGGCGCCGCATCCAGCGTTTCTTCAACACCGAGTCGATCGAAGAGCGCCTGCGCTGGATGGACGTCAAGGAAGCCGAGATGGCCCTGCCGCGCGCACAGTTCCCGCGCGTGCCGCATTACTGCTCCGGCTGCCCGCACAACACCTCGACCAAGGTGCCGGAAGGCTCGCGTGCGCTGGCCGGCATCGGCTGCCACTACATGGTGACGTGGATGGACCGCGACACCGACACCTTCACCCATATGGGCGGCGAAGGCGTCACCTGGGCCGGCCAAGCCGCGTTCACCGACACCGAGCACGTGTTCCAGAACCTCGGCGACGGCACCTATTTCCACAGCGGCTCGCTGGCGATCCGCCAGGCCATCGCCGCTGGCGTCAACATCACCTACAAGATCCTCTACAACGATGCGGTGGCGATGACCGGCGGCCAGCCGGTGGACGGCACCCTGACCGTGCCGCAGATCGCCCAGCAGATGCGTTCGGAAGGCGTGCACACCATCGTGCTGCTGTCCGACGACATCCAGAAGTGGAAGTCGCGACGCCACGAGTTCCCCAGCGATGTGGAATTCCACGACCGCGCCGAGCTCGACGCCGTGCAGCAGCAGCTGCGCACGGTGAAGGGCACCAGCATCCTGATCTACGAACAGACCTGCGCCACCGAGAAGCGCCGCCGCCGCAAGCGCGGCAAGATCGTCGACCCGGCCAAGCGCACCATGATCAACTCGCTGGTCTGCGAAGGCTGCGGTGACTGTGGTGAGAAAAGCTTCTGCGTGTCGGTGCTGCCGAAGGAAACCGAGTTCGGGCGCAAGCGCGACATCGACCAGTCCAACTGCAACAAGGATTTCACCTGCACCACCGGCTTCTGCCCAAGCTTCGTCACCGTGCACGGCGGCCAGCTGCGCAAGGGCAGCAAGAGCAGCGCCGCCAGCCTGCTCGACAACCTGCCGGCGCCAACCTTCCGCACCGATTTCTCGCAGCCCTGGAACATCCTGATCACCGGCGTCGGCGGCACCGGCGTGGTGACCATCGGCGCGCTGCTCGGCATGGCCGGCCACCTCGAAGGCAAGGGTGCCAGCGTGCTCGACCAGACCGGTCTGGCGCAGAAGGGCGGCGCGGTCACCACCCATATCCGCATCGCCAACCGCCCGGCTGACATCCACGCGGTGCGCATCGCCGCCGGTGAGGCCGACCTGGTGCTGGGCTGCGACATGGTGGTGGTCAACGACTACTGGGCGCTGTCCAAGGTGCGCGGCGAGCGCTCGCAGGTGGTGTTGAACACCTATGAAGCGATGCCGGGCACCTTCACCACCCACCCGGACATGCAGTTCCCGGCCGCCGACATCATTGCCGGGGTGAAGCTGGCACTGGGCGGTCGCGACCCGATCCTGCTCGATGCCACCCAGCTGGCCACCGCCCTGCTTGGCGACGCGATTGCCTCCAACCTGTTCATCCTCGGCTTCGCCTGGCAGCAGGGCCTGGTGCCGCTGTCGCTGGAATCGCTGATGCGCGCGGTGGAGCTCAATGGCGCCGCCGTGAGCATGAACCAGACCGCGTTCGCCTGGGGCCGCCTGGCCGCCATCGATCCGCAGGCCGTGCAGCAGGCCGCCGGCCTCATCCACAACGCCCCGACCGATGCCGAGCGCAAGCCGGCCGCGCTGCGTGAACTGCCGCCGGGCGAATGGGAAGGCAACGAGGCCGGCGCACCGTCGGCACCGCGCAACCCGGGCAACGAGCCGGACGTGCGTGGCCTTCCCGCCGCCAGCCGGACCAGCGGTGAAGCCGCGTTCGCATCGCTGGACGATGCGCACCTGTCGCGCTCGCTGGACGAGTTGATCGCCCGCCGCAGCAGCTTCCTCACCGATTACCAGGACGCCGCCTACGCAAATCGCTACCGCACTCTGATCGATGCCGTGCGCAAGGCCGAGCAGCAGGCGATCCCGGGCAGCACCGCATTGAGCGAAGCCGCCGCGCGCTACTTCTTCAAGCTGATGGCCTACAAAGACGAATACGAAGTGGCCCGCCTGTACACCAGCGGCGACTTCGCCAAGCGCGTGGCAGAGAAGTTCGAAGGCGACTACCAAGTCCGTTTCCACCTTGCCCCGCCGCTGTTCGCCAAGCGCGACGAACACGGCCAGCTGCAGAAGAAGGAATACGGCCCCTGGATGTTCAAGGCCTTCGGCCTGCTGGCCAAGTTCAAGGGCCTGCGCGGCGGCCGCTTCGACGTATTCGGTTACACCGAGGAACGTCGCGGCGAGCGTCAGTTGATTGCTGACTACGAAAAGACCTTGCAGGAACTGATCAGCGGCCTGGATGCACGCCGGCTGGCGCTGGCGGTGGATATCGCCAGCATCCCCGAGCACATCCGCGGCTACGGCCACGTCAAGGAAGCGCACCTGCACGAAGCCAAGGCGCGCGAAGCGACGCTGCTGGCAACGTGGCGCAACCCAAAGGCGCTGCACATCGTGCAGGCGGCCTGA
- a CDS encoding SIR2 family protein, translated as MRAELLDAHSNGKLMLFVGAGVSANLGLPSWSQLIAHIAEELGYDPAVFATYGNYQTLAEFYKKKRGGLGELRSWMDREWHKPSTNIKTSDIHRLITRGNFSRIYTTNYDRWLEIAHAEFGVKYDRIASVADMVAVRDGHRQIIKFHGDFAADESIVLDETSYYQRLTFDTPLDIKLRNDVLSNSVLFIGYSLTDFNIRLLFYRLTEMWGKSPLASARPKSYVFTNRPNPAAEEVLRHWGIEMIVSDQDDPKAALTDFLQELVT; from the coding sequence ATGAGAGCTGAACTTCTAGATGCCCACAGCAATGGCAAGCTAATGCTATTTGTCGGAGCTGGTGTGTCTGCAAACCTTGGTTTGCCGAGTTGGAGCCAACTTATCGCGCATATTGCCGAGGAGCTGGGCTACGACCCGGCGGTGTTTGCCACCTATGGGAACTATCAGACTCTGGCTGAGTTCTACAAAAAGAAAAGAGGTGGCCTCGGCGAGCTACGAAGCTGGATGGACCGCGAATGGCACAAGCCTTCCACGAACATAAAGACCTCCGATATTCACCGGCTCATCACCCGGGGCAACTTCTCGCGGATATACACCACCAACTACGACCGGTGGCTTGAGATAGCTCACGCCGAGTTCGGTGTGAAGTACGACAGGATTGCCAGCGTAGCGGACATGGTCGCTGTCAGAGACGGTCACCGCCAAATCATCAAGTTCCATGGTGACTTCGCAGCCGACGAGTCTATCGTTCTCGACGAGACCAGTTACTACCAGCGACTGACCTTCGACACGCCGCTGGACATCAAGCTCCGCAACGACGTGCTAAGCAACTCTGTCCTCTTCATTGGCTACAGCCTGACAGACTTCAATATCCGGTTGCTATTCTATCGCCTGACCGAAATGTGGGGGAAGTCGCCGCTGGCTTCGGCGAGACCCAAGTCGTACGTCTTCACCAATCGCCCGAACCCGGCGGCAGAAGAAGTTCTGAGGCACTGGGGAATTGAGATGATCGTGTCCGATCAGGACGATCCCAAGGCAGCGCTCACGGACTTCCTGCAAGAGCTTGTGACCTGA
- a CDS encoding non-canonical purine NTP pyrophosphatase yields MKIRFMSGNQHKIKEVQRILGPIGVDVVPVSRKIEELQTQDVHALVRDKLIKAFHEIGRPLFVEHTGLYLRGLNDLPAGLTQIFWDRLEARRFADLVAALGDDKVIAKTVLGYCDGREMHLFEGAIEGTVPRAPAGPEDFQWDCVFVPDGYTTTFAQMGTGKDDISMRRLALDRFAAHLKVSRVPT; encoded by the coding sequence ATGAAGATTCGATTCATGTCCGGCAACCAGCACAAGATCAAGGAAGTACAACGCATCCTCGGCCCTATTGGGGTGGACGTCGTGCCTGTATCCAGAAAGATCGAGGAACTGCAGACTCAGGACGTCCATGCGCTCGTGCGGGACAAGCTAATCAAGGCGTTTCACGAGATTGGCCGCCCCCTGTTCGTCGAGCACACAGGGCTGTATCTCCGGGGACTGAACGACCTTCCCGCAGGCCTAACCCAGATTTTTTGGGACCGATTGGAAGCCAGGCGCTTCGCGGATCTCGTGGCCGCTCTTGGTGACGACAAGGTCATCGCAAAGACGGTTCTTGGGTACTGCGACGGGCGCGAGATGCACCTGTTCGAAGGCGCAATCGAGGGGACGGTTCCGCGTGCACCTGCTGGGCCGGAGGATTTCCAATGGGACTGCGTGTTCGTACCTGACGGCTACACGACGACGTTTGCCCAAATGGGTACCGGAAAGGACGATATATCCATGCGCCGCCTAGCATTGGACAGGTTTGCTGCCCACCTTAAAGTTTCGAGAGTCCCGACATGA
- a CDS encoding amidohydrolase family protein: MADDLDDDGGVRARVHDRGELHLHMNGAVPVSIIREIMADEATSLPAGFNFERDITRLVPCKSLAEYLTPWQVLRLFPRKRANLDRLAHAVFASLAENAVRFVELRSSVLYLTGLQSCTPAQALDRLIESTGSASQQYGIRRGLILTVTRGDYGASNLATLLQAYEDIGRPKDVVGIDLAGDEETPYSAELPAIIREAKDRYGFGITIHAGETGRVENVRAAVELFHADRIGHGTAAVKDPDLMDLLAIKGVCVEVCPISNRLTGAVPSDEAHPLQEFRRRGVPFVICSDNPAIHQRGLADDQAAAMAEGLSICDMQQQYEVAKRFSFMEGLK; this comes from the coding sequence TTGGCCGACGACCTCGACGACGATGGTGGCGTGCGAGCCCGCGTGCATGATCGAGGGGAACTCCACCTGCATATGAACGGCGCCGTCCCTGTGTCGATCATCCGGGAGATCATGGCCGATGAAGCAACTTCGCTTCCGGCAGGGTTCAATTTCGAGCGGGACATAACCCGCCTTGTCCCTTGCAAATCGCTGGCGGAGTACCTCACGCCGTGGCAGGTATTGCGGCTCTTCCCCAGGAAGCGCGCAAACCTCGACCGCCTCGCCCATGCTGTTTTTGCGAGCCTGGCAGAAAACGCCGTTCGTTTCGTCGAGCTCCGCAGCAGCGTCCTGTACTTGACCGGACTTCAGAGCTGCACGCCGGCGCAAGCATTGGACCGCCTCATCGAGTCGACAGGCAGCGCTTCTCAGCAATACGGCATCCGGCGGGGCTTGATCCTCACTGTAACCCGGGGCGACTACGGCGCCTCCAATCTCGCCACGCTCTTGCAGGCCTACGAGGACATCGGACGGCCGAAGGATGTCGTTGGGATCGACCTTGCGGGAGATGAAGAGACGCCCTATTCGGCTGAGCTGCCCGCGATCATTCGTGAGGCCAAGGACCGGTACGGCTTCGGCATCACGATCCACGCTGGAGAGACTGGGCGCGTGGAGAATGTGCGAGCGGCCGTGGAGCTCTTCCACGCTGATCGGATCGGCCACGGCACGGCTGCAGTCAAAGACCCTGACTTGATGGATCTGCTGGCTATCAAGGGGGTCTGCGTCGAGGTCTGCCCAATCAGCAATCGGCTGACGGGCGCCGTTCCCAGTGATGAGGCCCATCCTCTGCAGGAGTTCCGACGCCGTGGTGTGCCGTTCGTCATCTGCTCCGACAACCCAGCGATCCATCAACGCGGCCTGGCTGACGACCAAGCCGCCGCTATGGCCGAAGGCTTGTCCATCTGCGACATGCAGCAGCAGTACGAAGTGGCCAAGCGCTTTTCATTCATGGAGGGTCTGAAATGA
- a CDS encoding 5'-nucleotidase, giving the protein MAYELKDRLVVGVASSAMFDLNESDKIFRTQGEEKYRQYQEAHKDDPLSEGVAFSFIKRLLSLNDLSDSNVGPLVEVVLLSRNDPDTGLRVMKSIEHHALGITRAIFQQGVSPYDYIPALNISLFLSSNQSDVVEAIAKGFPAGYVMESKKIDDPQDKTLRIAFDFDGVLADDTAETVMQETKDVLKFHDHETANVMEPLGGGPLKEFLLKVSKIQKVEEEKRRKDSNYRNRLRVSIVTARNAPSHERAINTLKSWGVMANDAFFLGGVEKKLVLDVLQPHIFFDDQSGHLVTASEVAPSVHIPFGITNKMVDC; this is encoded by the coding sequence GTGGCATACGAGTTGAAAGACCGGCTTGTAGTTGGCGTTGCATCAAGTGCAATGTTTGATTTGAATGAGTCAGACAAGATTTTCAGGACTCAGGGCGAGGAGAAGTATCGACAGTATCAAGAGGCCCATAAGGATGATCCGTTGAGTGAAGGGGTCGCTTTTTCATTCATCAAACGTCTGCTGTCACTGAACGACTTGAGTGATTCGAACGTAGGGCCACTGGTAGAGGTCGTTTTGTTATCTCGTAATGACCCGGATACGGGGCTTAGGGTGATGAAGTCTATTGAACATCACGCGTTAGGGATCACTCGTGCGATCTTTCAACAAGGCGTATCTCCATACGACTACATACCGGCTCTGAATATTTCATTATTCCTTTCATCGAATCAGAGCGATGTCGTCGAGGCCATTGCTAAAGGATTTCCGGCTGGTTACGTGATGGAATCAAAGAAGATCGATGACCCCCAAGACAAAACCTTGCGAATCGCGTTCGACTTTGACGGCGTGCTCGCCGATGACACCGCTGAGACAGTTATGCAGGAAACCAAGGACGTCTTAAAGTTTCACGACCATGAGACTGCAAACGTCATGGAGCCGCTCGGTGGCGGCCCGCTCAAGGAGTTCTTGCTCAAGGTCTCAAAGATCCAGAAGGTTGAAGAGGAGAAGCGAAGGAAAGATTCAAACTACAGAAATCGGCTTCGCGTATCTATTGTTACGGCAAGAAATGCACCGTCCCATGAGAGGGCTATCAACACGTTGAAGAGTTGGGGTGTGATGGCTAACGATGCATTTTTTCTTGGTGGAGTGGAGAAGAAACTTGTCTTGGATGTTCTACAGCCACATATCTTCTTTGACGATCAATCGGGGCATCTTGTAACCGCGAGTGAAGTGGCTCCATCGGTACACATTCCGTTCGGCATCACAAACAAAATGGTTGATTGTTAA
- a CDS encoding NAD-dependent epimerase/dehydratase family protein, translating to MNALITGSSGRIGRAIYSAIAADHEVIGLDRSPFSCSSLIGDFTDDRLLQQALQGVDVVFHTASYHAPHVGLVSDSEFERVNVAGVQQLLEAAQQAGVMQVVYTSTTALYGDAVAEQGCTWIDESVTPQPRTVYHRSKLEAEQILADWSGAGLTRSIIRMSRCFPQPADQMSVLRLHRGIDVRDVADAHVAALALPAGSFSRFVVSGSTPFQPEDLEQLGRNAVEVLRLRCPELVAEHQRRGWPLPSVIDRVYDNSAIRRALGWEPAHGFSEVLAQVDRRSLEVLPYTRDFVDRTVD from the coding sequence GTGAACGCTCTTATCACCGGTAGTTCAGGCCGGATTGGCCGCGCAATCTACAGCGCGATTGCCGCAGACCATGAGGTCATTGGCCTCGACCGTTCCCCTTTCTCCTGCTCATCGCTTATCGGTGATTTCACCGATGACCGGCTGCTGCAACAAGCATTGCAGGGCGTCGATGTGGTCTTCCACACCGCTTCGTACCATGCGCCGCATGTTGGCCTGGTATCTGATAGCGAGTTCGAGCGGGTCAATGTTGCGGGCGTGCAACAGTTACTGGAAGCCGCACAGCAGGCAGGCGTGATGCAGGTGGTCTATACCAGTACCACCGCACTCTATGGCGATGCTGTCGCCGAGCAAGGTTGCACGTGGATCGACGAATCCGTGACGCCGCAGCCCAGGACGGTGTATCACCGCAGCAAGCTGGAAGCCGAGCAGATCCTGGCTGACTGGTCCGGTGCGGGGCTGACCCGCAGCATCATCCGCATGTCGCGCTGTTTCCCGCAGCCTGCGGACCAGATGTCGGTGCTACGCCTGCATCGCGGTATTGATGTCCGCGATGTTGCTGATGCGCATGTGGCGGCGTTGGCGCTGCCGGCTGGATCATTTAGTAGATTTGTCGTCAGCGGCTCTACGCCGTTCCAGCCCGAAGACCTTGAGCAGTTGGGACGCAATGCAGTGGAAGTCCTGCGCCTGCGCTGCCCCGAGTTGGTGGCCGAGCACCAGCGCCGTGGTTGGCCGCTGCCGTCGGTAATTGATCGGGTGTATGACAATTCTGCCATCCGTCGGGCGCTGGGTTGGGAGCCTGCTCATGGGTTCAGCGAAGTGTTGGCGCAGGTGGATCGGCGTAGTCTGGAAGTGCTGCCGTATACGCGGGACTTTGTTGACAGGACAGTCGATTGA
- a CDS encoding helix-turn-helix domain-containing protein yields MQVFTCAELMTAANALGGQVDFDAGMADATPVLAGWQQVHALDDGVSLYLSRSRDMVGGCSHNRLAPGITAGFLVDGEADVAIGRHRLRLEGNHRRMPTMLVHLREEESFQRHWQAGRQEGKVSLHLSGDWLRRQLQADSSGSARLARVCNGHADNHAWRPPAPLLQRAAQLLENRTGSLPLLRRLQQESFALELAADVLQTLASEGSEKPLGAHLQRCVTRLQHWLQSGEADTLSIAQMARQLGTNAVDLQRGFQHCHGQSIANYQRELRLERARQALLRQRVPVDVAATIAGYAHTSSFSAAFKRQYGTSPSQLK; encoded by the coding sequence ATGCAGGTTTTCACCTGCGCCGAACTAATGACCGCAGCAAACGCGCTGGGCGGGCAGGTTGATTTCGATGCCGGCATGGCCGACGCCACGCCGGTGCTGGCCGGCTGGCAGCAGGTGCACGCGCTGGACGATGGCGTGTCGCTCTACCTGAGCCGTAGCCGCGACATGGTGGGAGGCTGCAGCCACAACCGTCTGGCACCGGGCATCACTGCCGGCTTCCTGGTGGATGGCGAGGCCGACGTTGCCATCGGCAGGCATCGCTTGCGGCTGGAGGGCAACCATCGGCGCATGCCGACCATGCTTGTCCACCTGCGTGAGGAAGAAAGCTTCCAGCGCCATTGGCAGGCCGGGCGACAGGAAGGCAAGGTCAGCCTGCACCTCAGCGGTGACTGGTTGCGGCGGCAGCTGCAGGCCGATTCAAGCGGCAGCGCCCGATTGGCACGCGTTTGTAATGGCCACGCCGACAACCATGCATGGCGGCCACCGGCGCCGTTGTTGCAGCGGGCGGCGCAACTGCTGGAGAACAGGACCGGTTCGCTGCCATTGCTGCGCCGATTGCAGCAGGAAAGCTTTGCCCTGGAGCTGGCGGCCGACGTGCTGCAAACACTGGCCAGCGAAGGCAGCGAAAAGCCTTTGGGTGCACACCTGCAGCGCTGCGTCACCCGCCTGCAGCATTGGTTGCAAAGTGGAGAGGCCGACACACTGAGCATCGCGCAGATGGCGCGCCAGCTCGGCACCAATGCGGTGGACCTGCAGCGAGGCTTCCAGCATTGCCATGGTCAAAGCATCGCCAACTACCAGCGTGAGCTGCGGCTGGAACGCGCCCGCCAGGCACTGCTGCGGCAGCGCGTGCCCGTGGATGTGGCAGCCACCATCGCCGGCTACGCGCACACCAGCAGCTTCAGCGCCGCGTTCAAGCGCCAATACGGCACATCACCCTCGCAGCTGAAGTAG
- a CDS encoding IS30 family transposase, with product MMGRPGLSLAQKQALWMRWREGASCSEIARDLGKHPASVWGVLASRGGIAPAPRTRSPRTLTLHEREEISRGLAGSLSLSEIARRLGRPTSTVSREVRRHGGIKGYRATWADERAWDNARRPKPCRLARYGTLRRRVAGKLSLQWSPQQIARWLKRHFPHDETHQVSHETIYRSLFIQARGVLKKELVAHLRTHRLMRRSQKATRQPRGGIRDAVSIRDRPADVSDRAVPGHWEGDLLSGARNSHIATLVERHSRFTMLVKVDGKDTQSVVSALSRQVRRLPARLRKSLTWDRGMEMASHRDFTIATQVAVYFCDPQSPWQRGSNENTNGLLRQYFPNGTDLSVYSQAELNKVALRLNQRPRQTLDFMTPAEKLSQALQ from the coding sequence ATGATGGGTCGACCTGGATTGTCATTGGCGCAGAAGCAGGCACTGTGGATGCGCTGGCGAGAAGGTGCTTCGTGCAGCGAGATTGCCCGTGATCTGGGCAAACATCCGGCTTCGGTATGGGGTGTGCTCGCCTCGCGAGGCGGTATCGCTCCAGCGCCTCGCACGCGCTCGCCTCGTACGCTGACGCTACATGAGCGTGAAGAGATCTCGCGCGGCCTGGCAGGCAGCCTTTCCCTGAGCGAGATTGCCAGGCGCTTGGGGCGACCAACGTCTACCGTCAGTCGCGAGGTGAGGCGCCACGGCGGCATCAAGGGGTATCGCGCGACGTGGGCCGATGAGCGCGCCTGGGATAACGCCCGTCGCCCGAAGCCTTGCCGTCTGGCCCGATATGGCACACTGCGGCGGCGGGTAGCAGGCAAGCTTTCGCTGCAATGGTCGCCCCAGCAGATAGCCCGCTGGCTGAAGCGGCATTTTCCTCATGACGAGACACATCAGGTGTCGCACGAGACCATTTACCGGAGCCTGTTCATCCAGGCGCGTGGCGTGCTGAAGAAGGAGCTGGTGGCTCATCTGCGCACCCATCGCCTGATGCGCCGCTCGCAGAAGGCCACACGCCAGCCACGAGGCGGTATCAGGGACGCCGTTTCCATCCGCGACAGACCTGCCGACGTATCGGATCGGGCCGTGCCCGGCCACTGGGAGGGCGACCTGCTCAGTGGTGCCAGGAACAGCCACATTGCCACGCTGGTGGAGCGACACTCGCGCTTCACGATGCTTGTCAAAGTCGATGGGAAGGACACGCAAAGCGTGGTCAGTGCGCTGAGTCGTCAGGTGCGTCGTCTGCCAGCGCGCCTGCGAAAATCACTGACATGGGATCGCGGCATGGAAATGGCCAGCCACCGCGACTTCACGATCGCCACGCAGGTGGCCGTGTACTTCTGTGATCCACAGAGCCCCTGGCAGCGCGGCAGCAACGAGAACACCAACGGGTTGCTACGCCAGTACTTCCCCAATGGAACGGATCTGTCGGTCTACTCGCAGGCGGAACTGAACAAAGTTGCGTTACGATTGAATCAACGTCCGCGACAGACATTGGACTTCATGACGCCGGCTGAGAAGCTCAGCCAGGCGTTGCAATGA